The Planifilum fulgidum genome segment GAAAACGGGGCCAAAGGGGTGCTGTTTTACAACACCGTGGGCTCCCGGGGGAATTACGGCCCGGCCTTTTCTCCGCGTTTTGAGGAAAAGGTGGACATCCCGGTTCTCGGCATCTCCTTGATCCACGGGCAATGGCTGATCGAGCGGCTGGAAAAGGGCAACGTGAAGGTCAAGGTGAACACGGAGCACCACGGCAATCTGTCATCCTTGAACGTCATCGCCACCCGACCGGCCAAAACGAAAAATCCCCATGCACCCGTCGTGATGGTCACCGCCCATATGGACAGTGTGGTGGGAGCGCCGGGGGCCAATGACAACGCTTCGGGGACCGCGCTGACCCTGGAGCTCGCCCGGGTGCTTAGGAAGCACGGGCCCGGCGTCGAACTCCGTTTCGCCTTTTTCGGATCGGAGGAGCGGGGACTGTTGGGTTCGAGGCATTATGTCAACCAACTGAGTGACGAAGAAGCGGGCCGGATCATCGGGGTATTCAACGCGGACATGGTGGCCACCAGTTATGATCATGTGACTCACCTGTACGCGATGACCGTGGACGGACAGCCCAACCGCGTCGCTGATGCCGCCGTTGAAGCGGGGGAACGCCTGGGCAAGCCCGTCGCCCTCGGCCGTTTCGGTTCCAGCGATCATGTTCCCTTCCATCAGCGGGGGATTCCTGCCGCCCTTTTCATCTGGATGCGGGTCGACAGTTGGGATCCTCTCGTCTACGACATCGAAAAGGTTTATCACACGCCCATGGACACGATTGGGGAAAACATCAGTCCGGAGCGGATGCAAACGGCCCTGGAGGTGATCGGCTCGGCGGTGTCCGAAGTGATCCGGAAACCGCTGCCGCTCCGGGAGCCGCTGCGGAAAGCGGGCTGATTTGCCTGGTGTGGAAAAGAAATGTCAAGCACCCTTCGGGGTGCTGAGGCTGTTGACAAAGAAGGGTCAACAGCCTTTTTTGTTGAATTCGGAATAAAACAATTCCGAAGGAAGGTTTTTATATGTTCAGGACGAACCCATCCAGGGAATTTCAACCCGAAAC includes the following:
- a CDS encoding M28 family metallopeptidase, giving the protein MTMVLFVSALFLGNATVSANASWDQEILSRVNADRALGHVRVLSDQIGPRVGGLESEKKAAKYIASQLRKLGYAVEEQPFSVPDQYIGYVQSGKEKWQVGASPEGRVTGKKPVSGDVIYVGKGLSGEDYAAGAKGKMVLIQYDSANRNEQLKRAVENGAKGVLFYNTVGSRGNYGPAFSPRFEEKVDIPVLGISLIHGQWLIERLEKGNVKVKVNTEHHGNLSSLNVIATRPAKTKNPHAPVVMVTAHMDSVVGAPGANDNASGTALTLELARVLRKHGPGVELRFAFFGSEERGLLGSRHYVNQLSDEEAGRIIGVFNADMVATSYDHVTHLYAMTVDGQPNRVADAAVEAGERLGKPVALGRFGSSDHVPFHQRGIPAALFIWMRVDSWDPLVYDIEKVYHTPMDTIGENISPERMQTALEVIGSAVSEVIRKPLPLREPLRKAG